A genome region from Streptomyces pratensis includes the following:
- a CDS encoding RiPP maturation radical SAM C-methyltransferase, whose amino-acid sequence MRITLVNVPWSPIGFPSVALGLLKSLTLKEFPDAEVDVIYGNLDFVDWVTSRLPEFNYEDYRYYDLESCYIGTGDWVFSSALYHDPKWKVPEFLEQFGPRSQADHGQELAHGTSEERRMQTTLWLHEHVEEFTDELARRIVAGKPEVVGFTTTFQTLTASMAVARRVKELAPETLTVFGGANCEGSMGEALHRNFDFVDYVVRGEGELAWPGLLRALNGDEAPFEAVPGLCWRDESDTSVHNPVSKKPLPPAAMVMPHYDEYVAQFAKSRARFWLEPRLVLESSRGCWWGEKHHCTFCGLNGASMMFRSKRPEQFFNDLVTLTERHKILDVMIVDNILDMSYLDSLLPRLAEADLDLRLMYEMKANMKYEQLEIIAKGGVVCVQPGIESLNSKVLKLMDKGVSGCLNVRVLRDAESLGLTVAWAYLYGFPGETDEDYSQIIEQFPVLHHLEPAGGDDRLAVQRFAPYFENPSLGFDERWAAPQYGLTYDLPEKELFDIAYIFKATHKGIGNEMAWTLRSSMNEWRDAHWHSQLSYFETDEGITLTNTRPGFDWDVVQLTTEVEIALFQMLDQPRKLEYLQRECTKRFGTSDISSVIDRWMELGLLFTDDGRLIHVVTRDRNQRFMQIRVGQSLAARPETDRPALQPAVSAQSAAV is encoded by the coding sequence ATGCGCATTACTCTCGTCAATGTTCCGTGGAGCCCGATCGGGTTTCCTTCGGTGGCTCTCGGCCTGCTCAAGAGCCTCACTCTCAAGGAATTTCCCGACGCCGAGGTCGATGTCATCTACGGAAATCTAGACTTCGTGGACTGGGTCACCTCCCGTCTTCCTGAATTCAATTACGAGGACTACCGCTACTACGACCTCGAAAGCTGCTACATCGGAACCGGCGACTGGGTGTTCTCCTCGGCCCTCTACCACGACCCGAAGTGGAAGGTCCCGGAGTTCCTGGAGCAATTCGGCCCCCGGTCGCAGGCCGACCACGGACAGGAACTGGCGCACGGCACGAGCGAGGAACGCCGGATGCAGACCACGCTCTGGCTGCACGAGCACGTCGAGGAGTTCACCGACGAGCTGGCCCGTCGGATCGTCGCGGGCAAGCCCGAGGTCGTCGGCTTCACGACCACCTTCCAGACGCTCACCGCGTCGATGGCGGTGGCCCGGCGCGTCAAGGAACTCGCACCGGAGACGCTGACAGTGTTCGGCGGCGCCAACTGCGAGGGCTCGATGGGCGAGGCGCTGCACCGCAACTTCGACTTCGTCGACTACGTGGTCCGCGGCGAGGGAGAGCTGGCCTGGCCCGGCCTCCTGCGCGCGCTGAACGGGGACGAGGCACCCTTCGAGGCCGTGCCCGGGTTGTGCTGGCGGGACGAGAGCGACACCTCGGTGCACAACCCCGTGAGCAAGAAGCCGCTGCCGCCCGCCGCGATGGTGATGCCCCACTACGACGAATACGTCGCGCAGTTCGCGAAGTCGCGGGCCCGCTTCTGGCTGGAACCCCGGCTGGTCCTGGAGAGCTCCCGGGGCTGTTGGTGGGGCGAGAAGCACCACTGCACCTTCTGCGGTCTCAACGGCGCCAGCATGATGTTCCGCAGCAAGCGGCCCGAGCAGTTCTTCAACGACCTCGTGACGCTCACCGAACGGCACAAGATTCTCGACGTGATGATCGTCGACAACATCCTGGACATGTCCTACCTGGACTCGCTCCTCCCCCGGCTCGCCGAAGCGGACCTCGATCTGCGCCTCATGTACGAGATGAAGGCGAACATGAAGTACGAGCAGCTGGAGATCATCGCGAAAGGGGGGGTGGTCTGCGTCCAGCCCGGCATCGAGAGCCTCAACAGCAAGGTGCTGAAGCTCATGGACAAGGGTGTCTCCGGCTGCCTGAACGTACGCGTGCTCCGGGATGCCGAGTCGCTGGGCCTGACCGTCGCGTGGGCGTACCTCTACGGCTTCCCCGGCGAGACCGACGAGGACTACTCGCAGATCATCGAGCAGTTCCCCGTACTGCACCACCTGGAGCCCGCCGGCGGCGACGACCGGCTCGCCGTCCAGCGCTTCGCCCCGTACTTCGAGAACCCCTCGCTCGGCTTCGACGAGCGGTGGGCGGCCCCGCAGTACGGACTCACCTACGACCTGCCCGAGAAGGAACTCTTCGACATCGCCTACATCTTCAAGGCGACGCACAAGGGCATCGGGAACGAGATGGCGTGGACGCTGCGCTCCAGCATGAACGAGTGGCGCGACGCGCACTGGCACAGCCAGTTGTCGTACTTCGAGACCGACGAGGGCATCACGCTCACCAACACCCGGCCGGGATTCGACTGGGACGTGGTCCAGCTCACCACCGAGGTCGAGATCGCGCTCTTCCAGATGCTCGACCAGCCGAGGAAGCTCGAATACCTCCAGCGCGAGTGCACGAAGCGGTTCGGGACATCCGACATCAGCTCCGTGATCGACCGGTGGATGGAGCTGGGGCTGCTCTTCACGGACGACGGCCGCCTGATCCACGTCGTCACCAGGGACCGCAACCAGAGGTTCATGCAGATCCGGGTGGGCCAGTCACTGGCGGCGCGGCCGGAGACCGACCGACCCGCCCTGCAGCCCGCGGTGTCCGCCCAGTCCGCAGCAGTGTGA
- a CDS encoding DUF5825 family protein produces the protein MTTMNETTTLPGDRPEVRFSMWRHGDAAVRILPGMHFGDAVLGADIADEARRIYQSGVRFVSIEPTVDLGGRAGTEHVIPMLSFIRDLTSYGVEVDWRAQLTTPDGPEWWVYSHLFPPSAVEGPRGPEALGIWRARYHIGRCFYRRGPGFLQIRDRRHAGLRRLTVSDEAYVSAVEALAAGSGSDSVPATAMKVFEKHHLVVRIGDGVWWAPYRLRRWASPSWEV, from the coding sequence ATGACGACAATGAACGAGACCACGACCCTCCCCGGCGACCGGCCCGAGGTCCGGTTCAGCATGTGGCGCCATGGGGACGCGGCGGTACGCATCCTGCCGGGGATGCACTTCGGAGACGCCGTGCTCGGTGCGGACATCGCGGACGAGGCCCGCCGGATCTATCAGTCGGGCGTGCGGTTCGTGTCGATCGAGCCCACTGTCGACCTCGGGGGACGTGCGGGGACCGAGCATGTCATCCCCATGCTCTCCTTCATCCGCGATCTCACCAGCTACGGCGTGGAAGTGGACTGGCGGGCACAGCTCACGACGCCCGACGGCCCCGAGTGGTGGGTGTACAGCCACCTCTTCCCCCCGTCGGCAGTGGAGGGGCCGCGCGGCCCCGAGGCACTGGGTATCTGGCGGGCCAGATACCACATCGGCCGGTGCTTCTACCGTCGCGGTCCCGGATTCCTGCAGATCCGCGACCGCCGCCACGCCGGTCTGCGCCGGCTCACCGTCTCCGACGAGGCCTACGTCTCCGCGGTCGAGGCGCTGGCGGCCGGCAGCGGAAGCGACTCCGTGCCGGCCACGGCGATGAAGGTGTTCGAGAAGCACCACCTTGTCGTCCGGATCGGCGACGGCGTCTGGTGGGCGCCCTACCGCCTGCGGCGCTGGGCTTCGCCCTCCTGGGAGGTATGA
- a CDS encoding thiopeptide-type bacteriocin biosynthesis protein, protein MSSTGTERTRAGEWSPLHVYLPMSLQPAFLRDVIRPVVHEAGVQDRFWYLRYWQGGPHIRFRLHEAPEEVVESVRGRLTAAMPAFDAEQRAEYAQQSSHQPGLAALEGAEPEEVRAAGTVESAVYSPESAKYGGATGLRIAEELFRSTSNAALDLLAGLSDRQLASSPTGQALRVMAMSLKGSGLDMTQSQDFLGRYEEDWRSWVPPGYDENWPKIYDRTRSKVMELCRAVWIDGSTDVFHDTYAKALEAARKAEPRSTDGDVAEIILEGTPYANCLANYIHTTNNRLGILPVAEAFLAHVIRRALSELKIDFPVESQRNAGLRS, encoded by the coding sequence TTGAGCTCTACAGGGACTGAACGCACCCGCGCCGGCGAGTGGTCGCCGCTCCACGTCTACCTGCCGATGTCGCTGCAGCCCGCCTTCCTGCGGGACGTGATCCGTCCGGTCGTCCACGAGGCCGGAGTGCAGGACCGCTTCTGGTACCTGCGGTACTGGCAGGGCGGCCCGCACATCAGGTTCCGGCTGCACGAGGCGCCGGAGGAGGTGGTGGAGTCGGTACGCGGCAGGCTGACGGCGGCGATGCCGGCCTTCGACGCGGAGCAGCGCGCCGAGTACGCGCAGCAGTCCTCCCACCAGCCCGGCCTGGCCGCACTCGAGGGGGCGGAACCCGAAGAGGTCAGGGCGGCGGGCACCGTCGAGTCGGCCGTCTACTCACCCGAGTCCGCGAAGTACGGCGGCGCCACGGGACTGCGCATCGCCGAGGAGCTCTTCCGCTCGACGTCGAACGCGGCCCTCGACCTCCTCGCCGGCCTGTCGGACCGCCAACTCGCGTCCTCGCCGACGGGACAAGCACTACGCGTCATGGCCATGTCCCTCAAGGGGTCCGGGCTGGACATGACGCAGAGCCAGGACTTCCTCGGTCGGTACGAAGAGGACTGGCGCAGTTGGGTGCCGCCCGGATACGACGAGAACTGGCCGAAGATTTACGACAGGACGCGTTCAAAAGTGATGGAGTTGTGCCGGGCGGTCTGGATCGACGGCTCCACCGACGTCTTTCATGACACCTATGCCAAGGCTTTGGAAGCCGCCAGGAAGGCAGAGCCAAGATCAACGGACGGTGACGTCGCGGAGATCATCCTGGAAGGAACGCCGTACGCCAACTGCCTGGCCAACTACATACACACCACCAACAATCGTCTCGGGATCCTGCCGGTCGCGGAGGCGTTTCTGGCACACGTCATCCGCCGCGCACTCTCCGAACTCAAGATCGATTTCCCCGTGGAATCTCAACGGAACGCAGGACTCCGCTCGTAA
- a CDS encoding tpaE, protein MGVELKAEALGRAAGRDKQITVPQLPVLRKGVRLRRAGESLMLDGADKRQAFTGRFAREDLGRLVAVCDGATTLPGIATAVNLPEGIVLKSLALLWASGALEEGTGTGPATAVTPELACLLSRLGNSTGVNPSWTDAAARLGRTTVHLAGDGALAKATADCLDGVCEVVGDLDELPAGDNSLVVFFETGDSRSELAVLRHRCWVERRPLLRVRADGTSMTLGPYVDPAFTPCLECGVADEGDAPPDGPPDRAHDLVAGMVAHHVLALSSRSVRTYLPLDAGIVDLTTLATRYRPSTTRPGCPTCSFSKGPTATTPPAGAVYEASIALPVREFLDTNGHLAHFHSKNMNLQWQFRDWPSCPRVPLPAADVSRLAGTRSDAADPAECGRADLALMLSVAFGIRQRSDGWVQRWTAAGGNIGSATAYVVSRDDSVLPVGGYAYREGDHDLALLTGEALPGDKPLLLVVTANLPKMGSKYGTFGLRISFCDGGVALSAARKVADRLNLPRSLVTDWDDRALSEYLGLSPAEEPITAVMEVG, encoded by the coding sequence ATGGGTGTGGAGCTGAAAGCAGAGGCCCTGGGGCGGGCCGCCGGCCGGGACAAGCAGATCACGGTCCCGCAACTCCCCGTACTGCGCAAGGGCGTTCGACTGCGCCGTGCCGGAGAGTCCTTGATGCTCGACGGGGCGGACAAGCGGCAGGCCTTCACCGGCAGGTTCGCGCGCGAGGACCTCGGCCGACTGGTCGCCGTCTGTGACGGCGCCACCACGCTGCCCGGCATCGCCACCGCGGTGAATCTGCCCGAGGGGATCGTCCTCAAGTCCCTCGCCCTGCTCTGGGCGTCCGGCGCCCTGGAGGAGGGCACCGGAACCGGCCCGGCCACGGCGGTCACGCCCGAGCTGGCCTGCCTCCTGTCGCGGCTCGGCAACTCCACCGGGGTGAACCCGTCCTGGACCGACGCCGCGGCACGACTGGGCCGTACCACCGTGCACCTGGCGGGCGACGGCGCCCTGGCGAAAGCCACGGCGGACTGTCTGGACGGCGTGTGCGAGGTGGTCGGCGACCTCGACGAACTGCCGGCCGGCGACAACTCCCTCGTCGTCTTCTTCGAGACCGGCGACTCACGCTCCGAACTCGCCGTACTGCGGCACCGATGTTGGGTGGAGCGGCGGCCCCTGCTGCGCGTACGCGCCGACGGCACATCGATGACACTGGGCCCGTATGTGGACCCCGCGTTCACTCCATGCCTGGAGTGCGGCGTCGCGGACGAAGGGGACGCGCCGCCGGACGGACCGCCCGACCGGGCGCACGACCTCGTCGCGGGCATGGTCGCCCACCACGTGCTCGCCCTTTCCTCCCGTTCGGTCCGGACCTACCTGCCGCTCGACGCCGGCATAGTCGATCTGACCACCCTGGCGACCCGCTACCGCCCAAGCACCACCCGCCCCGGATGTCCCACCTGTTCGTTCAGCAAGGGCCCCACGGCGACCACGCCGCCCGCCGGGGCGGTCTACGAGGCGTCGATCGCCCTTCCGGTGCGCGAGTTCCTCGACACCAACGGGCACCTGGCCCACTTCCATTCGAAGAACATGAACCTCCAGTGGCAGTTCCGCGACTGGCCCAGCTGCCCGCGGGTGCCGCTGCCCGCGGCGGACGTGTCGCGGCTGGCGGGAACGCGGTCGGACGCGGCGGACCCGGCGGAGTGCGGGCGGGCCGACCTGGCCCTGATGCTCTCGGTGGCCTTCGGTATCCGCCAACGGTCCGACGGCTGGGTGCAGCGGTGGACGGCGGCCGGCGGCAACATCGGTTCGGCCACGGCCTACGTGGTGAGCCGCGACGACTCCGTCCTGCCCGTGGGCGGATACGCGTACCGCGAGGGGGACCACGACCTCGCCCTGCTGACGGGCGAGGCACTGCCGGGCGATAAGCCGCTCCTGCTGGTCGTCACCGCCAACCTGCCGAAGATGGGATCCAAGTACGGCACGTTCGGGCTCCGTATCTCCTTCTGCGACGGCGGCGTCGCCCTGTCAGCCGCCCGGAAGGTCGCCGACCGGCTGAATCTGCCCCGCTCACTGGTCACGGACTGGGACGACCGCGCCCTGAGCGAATACCTGGGCCTCTCCCCCGCCGAAGAACCGATCACGGCCGTCATGGAGGTGGGCTGA
- a CDS encoding YcaO-like family protein translates to MSARPQTAPPATGRTVPPAAERSGPQAADLVSALSAAPGTPQPAEVLLGPLTGPARVHTAENGSGRGLAVLLWCGSVHVLVHDLAHEGDGGCPQCLAWFLSRSVESAELPYDEMSGTGASGAAHGDAFWQQLGPALRASVTRLAVLLLRAPSPGGALATIDRASGAVRQGHVPPRTGCPVRTPTATTTIAFGAVPELLEKSEGSLRARRPLPTTLTADYLGPHSMFREPLFDLDGPLPQAQVGLPLGNGMLEPGIGRSLSFNKSRTTAVLEGLERHAGFCHQRVEGTVEATLAELGEQGIDPRTLGQHSAGQYAREGFLWAPLGPAETVEWVPLTPLGDGPARYLPEVALSWVRRIGARQPFFYDTSNGFALGQSHEEATLHGLFEIVERDAFLLTWYRKLLLPELVLGPGDSHLRALMDRVEVVTGFRVRLFWATQDIDVPVVLALAQRDAETGPCTLVSTATSLYPRAAAESAIFEVSARVASLRHVFDKDPVHRERLAEDFDALVEMDDHSLLGALPSSREWFAFLDTPDRPELSLTELAASAPVFDTLDKDLDHVRARIEATGTYAYAADVTTPELRWRGLVCTRSFVPGCVPMTFGHGTRRLEGLPRLHDGSLPHASLLPDDMTPAGVPPHPFA, encoded by the coding sequence ATGAGTGCCCGACCGCAGACCGCCCCACCGGCCACCGGGCGGACCGTGCCACCGGCGGCCGAGCGGAGCGGCCCACAGGCGGCCGACCTCGTCTCCGCCCTGTCCGCCGCCCCCGGCACCCCGCAGCCTGCGGAGGTGCTCCTCGGTCCGTTGACGGGCCCCGCCCGGGTACACACGGCCGAGAACGGGTCGGGGCGCGGTCTGGCCGTACTGCTGTGGTGCGGCAGCGTTCACGTCCTGGTCCACGACCTGGCGCACGAGGGCGACGGCGGATGCCCGCAGTGCCTGGCGTGGTTCCTCAGCAGGAGCGTGGAATCCGCCGAGCTGCCGTACGACGAGATGTCCGGGACCGGTGCCTCGGGAGCCGCGCACGGCGACGCTTTCTGGCAACAGCTCGGCCCGGCACTGCGCGCGAGTGTCACCCGGCTCGCGGTGCTGCTCCTGCGGGCGCCCTCCCCCGGCGGCGCGCTCGCCACGATCGACCGGGCGAGCGGCGCGGTGCGGCAAGGACACGTACCTCCGCGGACGGGCTGCCCGGTGCGCACCCCCACGGCGACGACCACGATCGCCTTCGGTGCCGTGCCCGAGCTGCTGGAGAAGTCCGAAGGGTCGCTGCGGGCCCGGCGTCCACTGCCGACGACCCTCACGGCCGACTACCTGGGACCGCACTCGATGTTCCGGGAACCGCTCTTCGACCTGGACGGCCCGCTGCCGCAGGCGCAGGTGGGCCTGCCGCTGGGCAACGGCATGCTGGAGCCCGGGATCGGGCGCAGCCTGAGCTTCAACAAGAGCCGGACGACCGCGGTGCTCGAAGGCCTGGAGCGGCACGCCGGGTTCTGTCACCAGCGGGTCGAGGGCACCGTGGAGGCCACGCTCGCGGAGCTGGGGGAGCAGGGCATCGACCCGCGCACGCTGGGACAGCACTCCGCCGGGCAGTACGCGCGGGAGGGCTTCCTCTGGGCCCCCCTGGGCCCGGCCGAAACGGTGGAGTGGGTTCCTCTCACGCCGCTCGGCGACGGGCCCGCCCGGTACCTGCCCGAGGTCGCGCTGTCGTGGGTTCGGCGCATCGGGGCCCGCCAACCGTTCTTCTACGACACGTCGAACGGCTTCGCGCTGGGCCAGAGCCACGAGGAAGCGACGCTGCACGGGCTGTTCGAGATCGTGGAACGGGACGCGTTCCTGCTCACCTGGTACCGCAAGCTGCTGCTGCCCGAACTCGTGTTGGGGCCGGGCGACAGCCACCTCCGGGCACTGATGGACCGCGTCGAGGTGGTGACGGGGTTCCGGGTGCGTCTCTTCTGGGCGACGCAGGACATCGACGTCCCCGTGGTGCTGGCTCTCGCCCAGCGCGACGCGGAGACGGGCCCCTGCACCCTCGTGTCGACCGCGACCAGCCTGTACCCGCGGGCGGCGGCCGAGTCGGCGATCTTCGAAGTGTCCGCGCGAGTGGCGTCCCTGCGGCACGTGTTCGACAAGGACCCGGTGCACAGGGAACGGCTCGCGGAGGACTTCGACGCGCTGGTCGAGATGGACGATCACAGCCTGCTGGGTGCGCTGCCCTCGTCCCGGGAGTGGTTCGCGTTCCTGGACACGCCCGACAGGCCCGAGCTGTCTCTTACGGAACTGGCCGCTTCGGCCCCGGTGTTCGACACCCTCGACAAGGATCTCGACCATGTGCGGGCGCGGATCGAAGCCACCGGCACGTACGCGTACGCGGCCGACGTCACCACGCCCGAGCTGCGCTGGCGCGGACTGGTCTGCACGCGCAGTTTCGTGCCCGGCTGCGTGCCCATGACGTTCGGGCACGGCACCCGTCGGCTCGAAGGGCTGCCACGGCTCCACGACGGGTCGCTCCCCCACGCTTCCCTGCTGCCCGACGACATGACTCCGGCGGGCGTTCCGCCCCACCCCTTTGCCTAG
- a CDS encoding thiocillin/thiostrepton family thiazolyl peptide — protein sequence MQGSDFDEFFGRARPALEISDLIDELGRDNETLSQVMAASCVGTACACSSTSSSS from the coding sequence ATCCAGGGAAGCGACTTCGATGAATTCTTCGGAAGAGCTCGACCTGCTCTGGAAATCTCGGATCTGATCGACGAGCTGGGCCGCGACAACGAAACCCTGTCGCAGGTCATGGCGGCATCGTGCGTGGGTACCGCCTGCGCGTGCAGCTCGACGTCCTCGTCGTCCTGA
- a CDS encoding lantibiotic dehydratase, whose protein sequence is MAALEDLRFDGPWARIEESRLLDEDCARRAGELSDRLSVLVPQVAPSARAELVRLRRDVFNQRAEPAARRVGLVEPHLDADTLAAVQEWLDLVRRTRRSEEEAHALFEDRMRVARAGFARILDHDSMARSIQLSGDQLYESLCRYTSGEMGQVKPSRARVFESSLVNFAYRAALKPSPFGRFTEVGAFPPDLPRAVGAVPESRTHSTTTLNRVLVNWLAAGLRRVDGGIDLCKVLLNSSLRVDENRIEFIGLIPDSSEHGLSEAIVRLKRDKVVDCLLHVLSSGTATVPEVLAALTTLTGSDATSRKALRAMMRIELLYVSPGFDEQAPDYSERFAQVLRARTTPAVSVLSGHLDTLRELETQLSDAPAQKRGLLLNAAGQALTDVAEVCEMDPPPADISRAPAYEDLWTPDRPATWSQTAVTENVPALESLWRLSSLLDYGHTKRLGVYHFASTVFGERETVPFLTFCEQLVKLSETEQDAVFWGHASPAAGNFVAQRTRALIDLGKQCVPEDGVVRLSPEAVTAACSGVEDCVDPDSITFRVQFAGGGPSPEVVVNGVLTGFGVYFSRFASFVEGSPAEDWTLRNAVREHLRKAFPGQVDLNMVAGLNFNLHPPLTDRVLNYPGTWPTAPELKAYSLDTLAIRIDHANRGLLLWDPERDERVHLAPMNFLLPVVVPVLYNLMEVLSPTIRYNYAPMDDIGRAMGHRGYPDSSPRLMVGDVVASRRTWTVPARDIPELSELSKDSYPALLRFDQWRRARGLPRHVFVLTQRLDEYNLLSGLVEEIPRDWADFSHLHRASVHKPMYVDFRNPYLVRSFAKSALTRDDVYVSIRECVPAPDEYGGPGPAAAEEFFVELYRD, encoded by the coding sequence GTGGCTGCACTGGAGGACCTGCGGTTCGACGGGCCCTGGGCCCGTATCGAGGAGAGCCGCCTCCTCGATGAGGACTGTGCGCGGCGTGCGGGCGAGTTGTCCGACCGGCTGTCCGTGCTCGTGCCGCAGGTGGCCCCGTCCGCGCGTGCCGAGCTGGTACGGCTGCGACGTGACGTCTTCAACCAGCGCGCGGAGCCGGCGGCCAGGCGGGTCGGGCTCGTGGAGCCGCACCTCGACGCGGACACGCTCGCCGCGGTACAGGAGTGGCTCGACCTCGTACGGCGGACGCGACGGAGCGAGGAAGAGGCGCACGCCCTGTTCGAGGACAGGATGCGTGTCGCGCGCGCCGGTTTCGCCCGCATCCTCGACCACGACTCGATGGCCCGGAGCATCCAGCTCTCCGGCGACCAGCTGTACGAAAGCCTGTGCCGGTACACCTCCGGCGAAATGGGCCAGGTCAAGCCGAGCCGGGCCCGGGTCTTCGAATCATCGCTGGTCAACTTCGCCTACCGTGCCGCGCTGAAGCCGTCGCCGTTCGGCCGGTTCACAGAGGTAGGGGCCTTTCCGCCCGACCTGCCGCGGGCCGTGGGCGCCGTGCCGGAGTCCCGTACGCACTCGACCACCACGCTGAACCGGGTGCTGGTGAACTGGCTGGCCGCCGGACTGCGGCGGGTCGACGGCGGCATCGATCTGTGCAAGGTGCTGCTGAACTCGTCGCTGCGCGTGGACGAGAACAGGATCGAGTTCATCGGTCTCATCCCCGATTCCTCCGAGCACGGCCTCTCCGAGGCGATCGTGCGGCTCAAACGCGACAAGGTCGTCGACTGCCTGCTGCACGTCCTGTCCTCCGGGACGGCGACGGTGCCGGAGGTGCTCGCGGCGCTGACCACGCTGACCGGCAGCGACGCGACCAGCCGGAAGGCCCTGCGGGCCATGATGCGGATCGAGCTGCTGTACGTCAGTCCAGGCTTCGACGAGCAGGCGCCGGACTATTCCGAACGGTTCGCCCAGGTCCTGCGCGCCAGGACGACCCCGGCGGTGTCCGTCCTGAGCGGCCATCTCGACACCCTCAGGGAGCTGGAGACGCAGCTGTCCGACGCCCCCGCGCAGAAGCGCGGACTGCTGCTGAACGCCGCCGGGCAGGCCCTCACCGACGTCGCCGAGGTCTGCGAGATGGACCCGCCGCCCGCGGACATCTCCCGGGCGCCGGCGTACGAGGACCTGTGGACGCCGGACCGGCCCGCCACCTGGAGCCAGACAGCCGTGACGGAGAACGTCCCGGCACTGGAGAGCCTGTGGCGGCTGTCGTCGCTGCTCGACTACGGACACACGAAGCGGCTGGGGGTGTACCACTTCGCGTCCACCGTGTTCGGCGAGCGCGAGACGGTGCCCTTCCTCACCTTCTGCGAGCAGCTGGTGAAGCTGTCGGAGACCGAGCAGGACGCCGTGTTCTGGGGCCACGCCTCCCCTGCGGCGGGGAATTTCGTGGCGCAGCGCACCCGCGCGCTGATCGACCTGGGCAAGCAGTGCGTTCCCGAGGACGGCGTGGTCCGGCTGTCGCCGGAGGCGGTCACCGCGGCGTGTTCGGGCGTGGAGGACTGCGTCGACCCGGACTCGATCACCTTCCGCGTGCAGTTCGCCGGGGGCGGCCCGTCACCCGAGGTCGTCGTGAACGGCGTCCTGACCGGATTCGGCGTGTATTTCTCGCGCTTCGCGTCGTTCGTCGAGGGCTCCCCCGCCGAGGACTGGACGCTGCGGAACGCCGTACGGGAGCACCTTCGCAAGGCCTTCCCGGGGCAGGTGGACCTCAACATGGTCGCCGGGCTCAACTTCAACCTGCACCCGCCCCTCACCGACCGGGTGCTGAACTACCCCGGCACCTGGCCCACCGCTCCGGAGCTGAAGGCCTACAGCCTCGACACGCTTGCGATCCGGATCGACCACGCGAACCGCGGTCTGCTCCTGTGGGACCCCGAGCGCGACGAGCGCGTCCACCTGGCGCCGATGAACTTCCTGCTCCCTGTCGTGGTCCCGGTCCTCTACAACCTGATGGAGGTGCTGAGCCCGACGATCCGGTACAACTACGCGCCGATGGACGACATCGGCCGGGCGATGGGGCATCGCGGATACCCGGACTCGTCGCCGCGGTTGATGGTCGGCGACGTGGTCGCCAGCAGGCGCACCTGGACGGTGCCCGCCCGGGACATTCCCGAGCTGTCCGAGCTGAGCAAGGACTCCTACCCGGCGCTGCTGCGCTTCGACCAGTGGCGCCGCGCGAGGGGCCTGCCCCGGCATGTGTTCGTACTGACGCAGCGTCTGGACGAGTACAACCTGCTGTCCGGGCTGGTCGAGGAGATCCCGCGCGACTGGGCCGACTTCAGTCACCTGCACCGGGCGAGTGTCCACAAGCCCATGTACGTCGACTTCCGCAACCCGTACCTGGTGCGCAGCTTCGCCAAGTCCGCGCTGACGCGGGACGACGTCTACGTGTCCATCCGGGAGTGCGTTCCGGCCCCCGACGAATACGGCGGTCCCGGACCGGCGGCAGCAGAGGAGTTTTTCGTTGAGCTCTACAGGGACTGA
- a CDS encoding thiocillin/thiostrepton family thiazolyl peptide, with product MDAVESLDLNALEISDLIEDSNYSDETLSQAMAASTTTTGCTTSSCSSSSS from the coding sequence GTGGACGCAGTGGAATCGCTCGACCTGAACGCGCTGGAGATCTCGGACCTCATCGAGGACTCGAACTACAGCGACGAGACGCTGTCGCAGGCAATGGCAGCGTCGACCACGACCACGGGTTGTACGACCAGCTCGTGCTCGTCTTCGTCGTCCTGA
- a CDS encoding tpaF, with product MRTDPSMMEPLLGTFADRAPSGDGLAANRSLLPFADAVPVDVEAQATGSGRTLDLHDTLQARRSTLQYGKAPVRTDLILRWVREALVRDADDWGLDDACGPLEAFVFALRSEGRPAGIYRVTAREASFIAPASAVGDPQSLGIQMEFADGAGIVTVCANLDAADSWTGAHGFRLCAVRASMALYDFHLRCQSDRLAGTVFGGFIGASVRHLIQSDGVTRHPLLSATYAHPAS from the coding sequence GTGCGCACCGACCCTTCCATGATGGAGCCCCTGCTGGGGACCTTCGCCGACCGGGCCCCTTCCGGCGACGGCCTGGCGGCGAACCGCTCACTGCTGCCGTTCGCGGACGCCGTGCCCGTCGATGTCGAGGCACAGGCGACGGGCTCCGGCCGCACCCTGGACCTGCACGACACCCTCCAGGCGCGCCGGTCGACCCTTCAGTACGGCAAGGCGCCCGTGCGCACGGACCTGATCCTGCGGTGGGTGCGCGAGGCACTGGTGCGCGACGCCGACGACTGGGGGCTCGACGACGCCTGCGGCCCGCTGGAGGCGTTCGTCTTCGCGTTGCGCAGCGAGGGCCGCCCGGCCGGGATCTACCGCGTCACCGCGCGGGAGGCCTCGTTCATCGCCCCGGCCTCGGCCGTCGGCGACCCCCAAAGCCTGGGCATCCAGATGGAGTTCGCCGACGGGGCCGGGATCGTCACCGTCTGCGCGAACCTCGACGCCGCGGACTCGTGGACGGGAGCGCACGGCTTCCGCCTGTGCGCGGTGCGCGCCTCGATGGCCCTCTACGACTTCCACCTGCGCTGCCAGTCCGACAGGCTCGCCGGCACCGTCTTCGGCGGCTTCATCGGCGCGTCCGTCCGGCACCTGATCCAGAGCGACGGTGTGACGAGACACCCGCTGCTGTCCGCGACCTACGCCCACCCCGCGTCCTGA